In the Pyrolobus fumarii 1A genome, one interval contains:
- a CDS encoding CBS domain-containing protein, whose translation MARLPSVAELARTDYPVLDKDETLRAAWEALEKKDFDKLLAFEDEKLVGILTLRDVMLKLGTERTRTTVPGRLHISSFMSTEPIITIKPDAKLDEAARMILENHVTIGTVEASIGILPVVEDGKVVGVISKWEIAKFVAEHGADAKASDVMTVKPFILRWTDRVLHARQLMAQNDISFIPVVDEEDHLMGYITVYEVAYALMAFHEIVPLKHQKIRIQHLLVHDVMRLRPPRVQPDTPLAEVAKAILEKGSRGAVVVQDDKIVGIVTLDEIAKYVAYNLGKS comes from the coding sequence GTGGCGAGACTCCCGAGTGTAGCCGAGCTAGCCAGAACAGACTATCCCGTACTAGACAAGGACGAGACGCTCAGAGCGGCGTGGGAGGCGCTGGAGAAGAAGGATTTCGACAAGCTCCTCGCCTTTGAGGATGAGAAGCTCGTAGGCATATTGACGCTGCGCGACGTCATGCTAAAGCTCGGCACGGAGAGGACAAGGACAACAGTGCCGGGCCGCCTCCACATATCATCCTTCATGAGCACGGAGCCCATCATCACGATAAAGCCGGACGCCAAGCTCGACGAGGCAGCACGAATGATACTAGAGAACCACGTGACCATAGGCACTGTAGAGGCTAGCATAGGCATACTGCCGGTAGTCGAGGATGGCAAGGTTGTCGGCGTAATCTCAAAGTGGGAGATCGCAAAGTTCGTGGCAGAGCACGGCGCCGACGCCAAGGCCTCAGACGTGATGACAGTCAAGCCGTTCATACTACGCTGGACTGACCGCGTCCTCCACGCTAGGCAGCTAATGGCTCAGAATGACATCAGCTTCATCCCGGTCGTCGACGAGGAGGACCACCTTATGGGCTACATAACTGTGTACGAGGTTGCATACGCGCTCATGGCGTTCCACGAGATAGTCCCGCTCAAGCACCAGAAGATAAGGATACAGCATCTACTCGTACACGACGTCATGAGGCTTAGGCCGCCACGCGTACAGCCAGACACCCCACTAGCAGAAGTCGCAAAGGCGATACTCGAGAAGGGCAGCAGAGGAGCCGTCGTAGTACAAGACGATAAGATCGTGGGCATAGTGACCCTAGACGAGATAGCAAAGTACGTCGCCTATAACCTGGGCAAGAGCTGA
- a CDS encoding MFS transporter: MDSVLLAAFAAVMLATVAFGSTRLALGEVLGIEVGSLFYAGLALSAFFAGRGFSATVSGFIYERRVTLARRLPGLALFGIAATVYAQGLTKDPVLLTILAGLQGILAGLTWPLVQTSVALHSRGSTLILSVYFALGSIGISLGRALYPTLASQGVSRVFMTASMLYMAAGAVLLAGFQSLTLGSTRQEASMGAWRETLALLLKARRALLVNLASGFSVGLNSQVLYPVLVDYKGVDRYTASYALAAGGLASIPSKLLVGALADATSLNRALLVTSISIAASLASLSIFDGIVAAAAAAAYLAFSSSVVPLARMTAAMEGKKLGAPATMVGVSNTLSNIGSMIAPVLAQPLVALPCGLVAYAVPILAAATTPRRKGRSVEEARPTWAVSGSSTGRGT; the protein is encoded by the coding sequence TTGGATAGTGTACTGTTAGCCGCGTTTGCAGCTGTAATGCTGGCTACGGTTGCATTCGGGTCGACTAGGTTAGCGTTGGGAGAGGTGCTCGGGATCGAAGTTGGTAGCCTGTTCTACGCGGGGCTGGCTCTCTCGGCGTTCTTCGCCGGTAGAGGCTTCTCGGCAACAGTATCCGGCTTCATCTACGAGAGGCGGGTGACGCTCGCAAGGAGGCTACCGGGTCTAGCCCTATTCGGCATAGCCGCTACTGTCTATGCCCAGGGGTTGACTAAGGACCCGGTGCTCCTCACGATACTGGCGGGGTTGCAGGGTATCCTAGCGGGGCTCACATGGCCTCTAGTGCAGACGAGCGTCGCTCTACACTCGCGTGGCTCTACACTGATACTCTCGGTGTACTTCGCGCTAGGCTCGATAGGGATATCGCTAGGGAGAGCCCTATACCCAACTCTAGCATCGCAAGGCGTTAGCAGAGTATTCATGACAGCATCTATGCTCTACATGGCTGCGGGAGCGGTCCTCCTAGCCGGGTTCCAGAGCCTCACGCTAGGCTCGACGAGGCAAGAGGCTAGCATGGGAGCATGGAGGGAGACGCTCGCGCTACTATTGAAGGCTAGGAGGGCACTGCTAGTCAATCTGGCAAGCGGGTTCTCCGTGGGCCTAAACTCGCAGGTGCTATACCCTGTACTCGTGGATTACAAGGGTGTTGACAGGTACACTGCCTCATACGCCCTAGCTGCCGGCGGGCTAGCCAGCATACCGTCAAAGCTGCTTGTCGGGGCGCTCGCCGACGCAACAAGCTTGAACCGAGCGCTACTCGTGACCAGCATATCGATAGCCGCTAGCCTAGCCAGTCTCTCAATCTTCGATGGGATAGTTGCTGCTGCCGCCGCAGCGGCATACCTGGCGTTCTCCTCTAGCGTAGTTCCACTTGCGAGGATGACTGCGGCGATGGAGGGTAAGAAGCTAGGCGCGCCAGCGACGATGGTAGGGGTTTCCAACACGCTCTCCAACATAGGCTCGATGATAGCACCGGTCTTGGCGCAGCCTCTAGTCGCTCTGCCCTGCGGGCTCGTAGCCTACGCAGTCCCCATACTAGCCGCTGCTACCACACCGAGACGTAAAGGGAGGAGTGTGGAGGAGGCTAGGCCGACATGGGCGGTGTCCGGTAGCAGCACCGGAAGGGGTACATAG
- the trpD gene encoding anthranilate phosphoribosyltransferase, with product MASLPELLEKILSGPGLTHQEAREIALMMLKGGIDDVGIAAILVALRARGETPEVVAGFAAALRETCVKVQVPPGVEPIDTAGTGGDRSHTINASTAAALAASALGAYVLKHGNRSVSSKSGSADFLERLGYKIDHGPDEARCMLEKARFAFLYAPRYHPAMKRVMPVRRKLGIRTVFNLVGPLSNPGLVKRQVLGVASPQLLETMSKAGAILGYERLLVVHGEPGIDEVSVTGATTVVLVEKGSVLDTVRYTPEELGAKRHPLHLLRVETPGESVERVRRVFQGEGAPHDTDFIAVNTGFALYAAGVVSEPREGVELFKQALAEGRLAEHLENVLRACRECCGY from the coding sequence TTGGCTAGCCTCCCGGAGCTACTCGAGAAGATACTGAGCGGGCCGGGGCTGACACACCAGGAGGCGCGTGAGATAGCACTTATGATGCTGAAGGGCGGCATAGACGATGTAGGAATAGCCGCCATTCTGGTCGCTCTTCGCGCCCGGGGCGAGACACCAGAAGTCGTGGCTGGTTTCGCCGCTGCTCTCCGCGAGACGTGTGTAAAGGTGCAGGTCCCGCCTGGTGTCGAGCCTATTGATACTGCTGGCACGGGTGGAGACCGGAGCCACACTATCAACGCTTCTACTGCTGCTGCTCTTGCAGCCTCGGCTCTGGGCGCCTATGTGCTGAAGCATGGCAACCGCTCTGTTAGCAGCAAGTCGGGTAGCGCGGATTTCCTCGAGAGGCTCGGGTACAAGATAGACCATGGGCCGGATGAGGCTCGGTGTATGCTGGAGAAGGCGCGTTTCGCCTTCCTATACGCGCCGCGCTACCACCCTGCAATGAAGAGGGTCATGCCGGTGAGGAGGAAGCTCGGGATACGCACAGTCTTCAACCTGGTAGGCCCGCTCTCCAACCCCGGCCTCGTGAAGCGACAGGTGCTTGGTGTGGCGTCTCCACAGCTCCTGGAGACGATGTCCAAGGCGGGAGCGATCCTAGGCTACGAGAGACTGCTCGTTGTTCACGGCGAGCCCGGTATAGACGAGGTGAGCGTGACCGGCGCCACTACCGTCGTGCTCGTAGAGAAGGGTAGCGTACTGGACACGGTTAGGTATACCCCCGAGGAGCTTGGCGCGAAGAGACACCCGCTTCACTTGCTCCGCGTGGAGACCCCGGGGGAGAGTGTGGAGAGGGTACGGAGGGTGTTCCAGGGGGAGGGCGCGCCCCACGACACAGACTTCATAGCCGTGAATACGGGCTTCGCGCTGTACGCTGCAGGTGTTGTCAGCGAGCCTAGGGAGGGCGTAGAGTTGTTCAAGCAGGCTCTCGCTGAGGGCAGACTAGCGGAGCACCTCGAGAACGTGTTGAGGGCCTGCCGCGAGTGCTGTGGATACTAG
- a CDS encoding nucleoside-triphosphatase, with product MPHRFVVITGRPGVGKTTLFRKVVGELRSMGYRVEGFACPEVRVGGRRIGFKIVSLDGSLEAWLAKAGEECDGPRVGRYRVCREAEDVARAAVERALREADIIGIDEIGPMELKTRGIRAAILAALRSGKPGIYVAHARLSDIEILPLLKSEGVWFTVTVENRDLLPPKVLEAALEAIRGGRR from the coding sequence ATGCCGCACCGCTTTGTCGTTATCACCGGTAGGCCCGGTGTCGGCAAGACCACGTTGTTCCGGAAGGTTGTCGGCGAGTTGAGGAGCATGGGTTACCGGGTGGAGGGTTTCGCGTGCCCCGAGGTTCGGGTGGGCGGCAGGCGCATAGGCTTCAAGATAGTATCGTTGGATGGTAGCCTCGAGGCCTGGCTTGCTAAGGCGGGTGAGGAGTGCGACGGGCCCCGCGTCGGCAGGTATCGTGTCTGTCGTGAGGCGGAGGACGTCGCCAGGGCGGCTGTGGAGAGAGCTCTACGCGAGGCGGACATCATAGGCATCGACGAGATCGGTCCCATGGAGTTGAAGACGCGCGGTATACGCGCGGCGATACTAGCGGCGCTTCGCAGCGGCAAACCCGGGATATATGTTGCTCATGCAAGGCTGAGTGACATCGAGATACTGCCGTTGTTGAAGAGCGAAGGAGTGTGGTTCACGGTCACCGTCGAGAATAGGGACTTGTTGCCACCCAAGGTGCTCGAGGCGGCCCTAGAAGCTATACGCGGCGGTCGACGCTAG
- a CDS encoding PIN domain-containing protein has translation MYSVRRWIKKHGYPREVVNAVKELIRRLEIRIVPSVYTEQELYETLLNYRLLPSDAIIALTCRHYGIDTILTFDEDFKRVPWLRVIP, from the coding sequence TTGTACTCTGTAAGGAGGTGGATAAAGAAGCACGGCTATCCAAGAGAGGTTGTCAATGCGGTTAAAGAGCTGATTAGAAGGCTAGAGATAAGGATAGTGCCGAGCGTCTACACCGAGCAGGAGCTCTACGAGACCCTGCTAAATTATAGGCTGCTTCCAAGCGATGCAATCATAGCCCTAACGTGTAGACACTACGGCATAGACACGATCCTAACCTTTGACGAAGATTTCAAGAGAGTACCCTGGCTCCGGGTGATTCCCTAA
- a CDS encoding antitoxin family protein, translating into MSRVVKAKYEKGVLKLLEHVELREGEEVKVRIERSLREKLRDLIGVLGESNDEELERYLEEAWQL; encoded by the coding sequence TTGTCTAGAGTTGTTAAGGCCAAGTATGAGAAGGGCGTGTTAAAACTCTTAGAGCATGTTGAGTTGAGGGAGGGTGAGGAGGTGAAGGTGAGGATCGAGAGGAGTCTAAGAGAGAAGCTGAGGGATTTAATCGGAGTTCTCGGAGAGTCTAACGATGAGGAGCTGGAGAGATATCTAGAGGAGGCTTGGCAGCTGTGA
- a CDS encoding CBS domain-containing protein — MRRFVPTPPRRPEGMRWLRSDGKPNISDRIYKVEGDAQIMATRPVYTTAKTSPVLEAAELIAYRWVRALPVIHPGDKTLVGIVTAMDMVNYFGGGEYYNIVQNRHKDNIFHALRLEPVESIMNPNPVTVGPEAKLPDIIEKMVVHNIGVLPVVLPDGRVYGIITEHDIVERLIEKNVGRRVEEVMSKNVVTIDKRATVKEAAETMVKFGFRRLPIVDEETGEIWGMITAKDIVRYFGRHDAFSNAPSGKMSEALSVPVTLVGTKEFYTIEPEADVGEAATKMMERKVSSLLVVKDGKLVGIITERDILFAVATAKSPTV; from the coding sequence TTGAGAAGATTCGTGCCGACGCCACCAAGGAGACCCGAGGGTATGCGCTGGCTGCGTAGCGACGGCAAGCCAAACATCAGCGACCGGATATACAAGGTTGAGGGCGACGCGCAGATAATGGCCACTAGGCCGGTTTACACCACCGCCAAGACATCCCCGGTGCTAGAGGCTGCCGAGCTCATAGCGTACAGGTGGGTTAGGGCGCTACCCGTCATACACCCGGGCGACAAGACGCTCGTCGGTATAGTGACTGCGATGGACATGGTGAACTACTTCGGGGGCGGCGAGTACTACAACATAGTGCAGAATAGACACAAGGATAACATCTTCCACGCGCTGCGCCTAGAGCCAGTCGAGAGCATAATGAACCCGAACCCTGTCACCGTTGGGCCGGAGGCCAAGCTACCCGACATAATAGAGAAGATGGTTGTCCACAACATCGGCGTCCTACCGGTAGTGTTGCCAGACGGCCGCGTCTATGGCATAATCACAGAGCATGACATCGTTGAGAGGCTTATCGAGAAGAACGTGGGAAGGCGCGTAGAGGAGGTGATGAGCAAGAACGTCGTGACGATAGACAAGAGGGCTACGGTGAAGGAGGCCGCTGAGACCATGGTAAAGTTTGGCTTCAGGAGGCTGCCGATAGTTGACGAGGAGACCGGAGAGATATGGGGCATGATAACAGCCAAGGATATTGTGAGGTACTTTGGCCGCCATGATGCGTTCAGCAACGCGCCGTCCGGCAAGATGAGCGAGGCTCTATCCGTGCCGGTGACGCTGGTCGGCACCAAGGAGTTCTACACTATCGAGCCGGAGGCTGACGTTGGCGAGGCTGCGACCAAGATGATGGAGAGGAAGGTTAGCAGCCTACTCGTTGTTAAGGATGGCAAGCTCGTCGGGATTATAACCGAGAGGGATATACTCTTCGCCGTTGCGACGGCGAAATCCCCGACGGTGTAA
- a CDS encoding type II toxin-antitoxin system VapC family toxin, with protein MDTNVVVSYVNRRDPLHEAAERLVARLRSRGLVASQLVVLELFAVYSRVMKVNDIELEAIVEYSLATLGARVEQVECVKLFAEAQRYAHVLRLRTLDLLHVVSAYLLGAEGIATFDRDIVAKSTTIEETLGLRVYTSPQPSNRS; from the coding sequence GTGGATACGAACGTCGTAGTGTCATATGTTAACAGGAGGGACCCTCTGCACGAGGCTGCAGAGAGGCTCGTTGCAAGGCTCCGGAGCCGCGGGCTAGTAGCATCACAGCTTGTGGTGCTCGAGCTCTTCGCGGTCTATAGCCGGGTTATGAAGGTGAACGACATAGAACTGGAGGCTATCGTGGAGTACTCGCTGGCTACGCTGGGGGCCAGGGTAGAACAGGTCGAGTGTGTAAAGCTCTTCGCAGAGGCCCAGAGATATGCGCATGTCCTGCGGCTCCGCACACTCGATCTCCTCCACGTTGTATCTGCGTATCTGCTCGGAGCCGAGGGGATAGCAACCTTTGACCGGGATATAGTAGCGAAGAGCACTACCATAGAAGAGACTCTAGGGTTAAGGGTGTACACGTCGCCGCAACCCAGCAACAGAAGCTAG
- a CDS encoding Gfo/Idh/MocA family protein: MSLRVLLVGAGRWGAVHARTLRKVGAVLAGIVDVKREAAERVARLYGSPDTRIYMSLDDALSMREAFDAAIVAVPPGSLYEVSKQVIEAGLHVLIEKPVAMKSLEAEELAQLAERKGIVALPGYLLRYHPVTRRAMRAIHVMDPWRMEVAHIVDRRGSARTWPIAHDIAVHDVDLVLFLLGGEPRVEKAELSVRETGSTLTIWLRTGDREAIVTASDEVGGCVKHRVLRIYGRGGVLEADYDANTVLLKTLEGTRVEALSSKPPLTLEHEVFMSKVLRALGKSTAKHPLEHVAPTMGDAVRVLRVIEEALRVASG, from the coding sequence TTGAGTCTACGTGTGCTCCTCGTTGGCGCTGGCCGCTGGGGTGCAGTACACGCTAGGACGTTGAGGAAGGTTGGCGCCGTCCTAGCCGGTATTGTGGACGTGAAACGCGAGGCTGCCGAGAGGGTGGCCAGGCTCTACGGGAGCCCGGATACCAGGATATACATGAGCCTAGACGATGCTCTGAGTATGCGCGAGGCTTTCGATGCTGCTATAGTAGCGGTGCCTCCAGGTTCACTCTACGAGGTATCCAAGCAGGTCATTGAGGCGGGTCTACACGTCCTCATAGAGAAGCCTGTCGCCATGAAGAGCTTGGAGGCGGAGGAGTTGGCGCAGCTCGCTGAACGCAAGGGTATCGTAGCGTTGCCGGGCTACTTGCTGCGCTATCACCCCGTAACCAGACGCGCTATGCGTGCAATACACGTTATGGATCCTTGGAGAATGGAGGTGGCTCACATTGTGGACCGTAGAGGGTCGGCTAGGACCTGGCCAATTGCTCACGACATTGCGGTGCACGATGTTGACCTGGTGTTATTCCTTCTTGGTGGTGAGCCTCGCGTGGAGAAAGCCGAGCTTAGTGTCCGTGAGACTGGCTCCACGTTGACGATTTGGCTGCGAACTGGGGATAGAGAGGCTATCGTGACTGCTAGTGACGAGGTGGGCGGGTGTGTTAAGCATCGTGTCCTGAGGATCTATGGGCGTGGCGGTGTACTCGAGGCGGATTACGACGCTAATACTGTGCTATTGAAGACTCTTGAGGGTACGAGGGTAGAGGCGCTATCCTCAAAGCCGCCGTTGACGCTTGAGCACGAGGTTTTCATGTCGAAGGTGTTGCGGGCGCTAGGCAAGAGTACAGCCAAACATCCATTGGAGCATGTCGCGCCTACTATGGGTGACGCGGTGAGAGTGCTGAGGGTGATTGAGGAGGCGTTGCGCGTGGCTAGCGGCTAG
- a CDS encoding DNA polymerase beta domain containing protein, with protein sequence MTSTRNESVDRAKMLQEWRAWVERIARAAARILPDVEVYAFRGKAGRETSAINVLIVSNNVPGCFLERASLKARIEEAAGLPYNHPFRIHLMGRREAEFYKHNIQGIDKIL encoded by the coding sequence ATGACAAGCACTAGAAACGAGTCGGTCGACCGCGCGAAGATGCTCCAAGAGTGGAGAGCGTGGGTCGAGAGGATAGCGAGGGCAGCAGCCAGGATACTGCCAGACGTCGAGGTGTACGCGTTTAGAGGCAAAGCTGGCAGAGAAACCAGCGCCATAAACGTGCTGATAGTATCCAATAACGTGCCGGGCTGCTTCCTCGAGAGAGCCTCGCTAAAAGCAAGGATCGAGGAGGCGGCCGGCCTACCCTACAACCACCCCTTCAGGATACACCTCATGGGTAGACGCGAAGCCGAGTTCTACAAGCACAACATCCAGGGGATCGACAAGATACTCTAG